In Balaenoptera acutorostrata chromosome 3, mBalAcu1.1, whole genome shotgun sequence, the genomic stretch TCTAGGTTCTGACCTCATCCTAAGAGACCCACAGGTTGCTGCCAGGCCCTCCACCCCCCAAGTCAGTTCCTGATCCCCCTGCTCTGTGAGGAGAAGACTTTCCTCCAGGAATACTATTTCCTCTTTCTGGAAATGTGGGAGGAAGTACcattcatttcctctttctccttcaaatatgttctcttgtCCTCAGTCTCTCTgggtctttctctttccctctcaccCCATCCTacatcccctctctcctcccttctctctcccctccatctTGCCTTGCCCATCCCCGCTTTCCTCACTGTTCCCTAACATCTCTTCCAGGAGCAGGACTGGGAAGAGAGGCCACAACCCAGGCACTTGATTTCCCCCATGCCTCCTCCAAAACACCTCCTTCAGGCCACTGCTCAGGGACCCCAGGGAAGCCTTTGCAATGGTTGTCAGGCTCATGCCCCTGTTTGTGCCGTGGGctaggtggggggtggaggagaacATCCGCAGCTCAACCCAGCCCTGAGCCCAACACCGggccacccctccctgccccacaggcTCTGGAACATGTGGACAGGCAGGCTAGCTGTCCTGACTCCAGCTTCAGTCCTGTCCTCCACTGGGGGGCCCCTAGATCCAGACAAAACACCAGGCAGATGCAGGGGAGCATCAGAAATGCTGTTTATTTCTCTGCCGCCCCCAGGCTGCCTGACCTCTCTGGAGGGGCAGGCTACAGATGCATAcctggagaggaaggcagggcaggTGTCCAGGATGGAGGGGCACACTGAGGGAGGAAGGGTGAGGAGATGAATGACATTCTGGATACTCCAGTCCTGTCTGAGATGAGGGCAGAGCCTCCCAAGCCCCCAAGTCGTCAGAGAACACCAAAGGTCAGCAGGAGCTCAAGCAGATCAGAGAGCCTCAAAGCCACGCCAGCCACTTCCGCTACATCCTACTCTACATCTCCTGTGCCCTGTCTGCTTCAGCCTACCTCCCTGCCAAGCCCCAAGCCCCAAGCCCCACCCATAGCCTTCAGCAGCTTGTCAGTCCCAGTGCCCAGAATTCCATCAGTGagtgccccccccccgcccccgccgttGGTTAGGGCACCGTCCTGTCAGCACGCTGCCCCTGAGAAGGGAGCATGCGCATTGTGATTAGCAGCAATTAGCACCGTAGACGGTGAGTTAAGGGATCAAATTCTGTCCTAGTCACTAGCTTTGAGCAAGTCTAGAAGTTGGGGCGGTGAGTGTTCCAGAAGAGATGAGAAAGGGAGGTAGGAAGATGGGAAGTCCCCGATGCAGGCTTCGAGAGTCGCCAAGCCCAGACCCCTGCAGCACTTGTAAGGGACGGCTGCAGCGTCAGGCGCAGGAGTCAGCGAGGCCTTGGGCCTGCTCCAGCCCagcctgggtgggggtggggctagaaggaagtgaggaagaggaggaggaggctctGGCCCAGCAGAAGCAGCCCTGGGGGCTGCTTCCCAGAGATCCCTCCTCCCGCTGCTGCAGCCTCAGGGCCCCCAGTACGGCTGAGGTAGATGATGACGACGTTGTCCTCAGGACCCGACGGCTGCACCTCATTGTCAACCGTGTAGCAGCCCTTACCCTCGGCCGCTTTGCCATGGAACCTGCGCCCCAGTGCATCCTCGCCGCCCTCGCCCGGTGTGGCCAGTGCCACGTTCACCGAGCTCTCCGCACTGCCCAGCTCGTTGGTGGCCAGGCAGCTATAGGTGCCCTCCTCCAGCTTGCCGAATTCGGGGATGAGCAGACTGCCATTGGCAAAGGCCTGAAAGCGCGGCCGGCTGCTGGCTGCCAGGACACCGGGCAGGGCACGCCCATCAGCACCCACGTTGGGGCTGGCAATCTCCACGGTGCCACCGGGCGTCTGGATGTGCCAGTggagctggggggctggctgCCCATCCACGTCGCAGTGGAGCGCCAGCACGAAGCCGGGACGCAGCTCGGCGCCGTCCTGGCTGGGCTGGTAAGTGAGCTGCACCGAGGGTGCCGAGCAAGGCAGCGGCAGCAGGCGGTTCAGCCGTGTGCCCTTGAGCACGTGGGGTGACGTGCAGGTGATGTTATCCTGCTCTGGGATGGACACAGCAGTGGTCAGGGCCCACGTCTTGAACCACACGATGCCGCAGGTACAGTCGAAGGGGTTATCGTTGATCTGCAGGTGGGACAGCGCGGTGAGCGGTGCGAAGGTGCCCTCTGCCAGCGTGTGCAAGCGGTTGTGATTGAGCTGCAGGGAGCGCAGGGCACGAAGGCTGCGGAAGGCGTCGCGGGGGATGAAGGTCAGCTCGTTGCTATCCATCTTGAGCAACTGGAGGGCACTGAGGTTGTTCAGGTCGCTCCAGGCAAAGTCAGAGATGAGATTGTGGCTGAGGTCCAGGCTCTTGAGTTGGCCCAGAGGGGCCAGGGCACCAGCGGCCACCCTGCGGATCTCATTGTGCGCCAGCCACAGCGACTGCAGCAGGGGCACCTCCCTGAAGGCGCCCTCTGGTAAGCTCGGCAGCCGGTTGGCCGACAGGCTCAATGTGGTCACGTTGGCCGGGAAGCCGGGTGGCACGGCCTCCAGGTCACGGTAGGCACAGTCGGCGATCTGGAAGCCGTACTTTTCCCCACAGTCGCAGGACTCGGGACAGGCCTGCACCAGGCCCACAAGGACCACCCAGCACAGCAGACGCAGCTCCTGCATCCTACCTCCTGCAGAGAAGGACATGCCACCAAGGTGACCCCGAGGACACGCAGAAGGCACTCGTCCCTCTCAGCACCCTGACCCAGAGCTCTTCCCCATCAGAAGGACCTGCCAGCATCATCCAGCTAAGACCCAACACCACCTAGCCCACCACCCGCATTCCATAgaaggggagactgaggcccaaagaaggTCCAGGACTTGCCCGAGTTCATGCAGTCAGGAGCGGGTGAAGACCGGACGGAAGAGGACCCCAGCTCCTGCTCTGAGCAGAGAGCTCTCCCTGCCTCGGCCAGCTCCTAGCTGACTTTATGGCTTGAAATCTGTTTTCCAGCCACCTCCTCCCCCCAGCACTCGGCAgaacctccctcctgccctcccacaTCCTGGCCGCAGTCCCTCCCACTAGAGCCCCCCATAGGTATGCTTTGCCCCGGCCTAGACAAGGCCCCTTGTGCAGTGCACACCACCCCCATCCGCCCCACCCACCGCTCTCCCGCTCCTACCGGCCCGTGACCACAGCAGACACCAGACCCTTTCTACAGAATCACACCCTTGGCCTATTCGGTTCAAACTACGCCAGGCAGCTGCCTAAATAAACCCCTGCCAGGACCTCTCAGCTGGCTTGGGTGAGGCCAGTGGCTCAACCCAAATACTGCTGAGATTTCCAGGGCTGCGGTTGTTAGAGGGACTGAGGCCCCCCTGGACAGATGCAACCAAAGGTTGTCCCAAGCACCCCAAACCAACAGGAAAGTGCCCAGGGGAGCCCAGCCCCTGTGCCCAGCAGGCTGCCCTCTCCTCCCACTGGCCCTTGGAGCCCTCTTCCAGCTGGCTTACCTTCAAACTACTTTTTCTTAGTCAAGCAGAGCCTCTTCTAAGATGGAACcaaaaaagcaacaaaggaagAGTTAGCCCTGGACAGCGTGCAGGGCCAAGGGAAGATGAAGGTGCTGGAGGAAGGGGCAGGCTGGCCCCTGCCCCACCTTCAGTCTGCACACCTGGGCCTGCCCTTTCCTTATCCGGACAGGGTACCTGCGACCGGCTGCTGAGAGGAGGCTGCAGGAAGGGAGCCCAGGCAGCCTGTATACTTCCTCCTTCCAGCAAAACAACTGCTTCTCTGCAACAACAAGGACCCGTGTTTCATAAGTGACACCAGAAACTTGAGGGGGAAAAGATGccaaattttttgatttttttttttctctctctcactcactttTAGCAGCTTCAACTTCCTTAAAGACACAGCACTAGCTGGACAAGACCCAAGAAAAGATGTGGCCAGAAGGATTTTTGTGGGGGGAAGGGTGAGAAACTGAATCCCGTGGAAGGTGGGAGACTTCTAACCTCActttgaacaagaaaaaaatgcacgGTGGCGGGGGGCATTCTCCAAGCTGAGACCGTGTGAGGAATTGTGTGTCCacttgtgtgtgcatgtctgaGTGTCGGTGTGACATCTCTATGTGCAGATgagtttgtatgtgtgtttgtgtggatgTGGGTGTGAGACCATGTATGGGTGAATGTGTGTTTGGAAATGTTtgggtgtgtgtatttgtgtaggTGTGAGGCTGAGtctttgtgtgtctctgtgtttgtgtgggtgtatgtgggtctgtttgtatatttgggcgtgtgtgtgtgcatgtttatgTGTAGAAGTGAGTGTGCATATCTGTgactgtgcgtgtgtgtgtgtgtgggtggtgggTGTGTTCCAGTGAAAAGCTGAGGCCAAAGTGTATAAAACACCCACGATGCTCCGAAGCCTCAGTAAGAAGCCAAAACGTTAGAGCTGTTTTTGTAAGAAAACACATCCTCCTGCCCGCCTGTGTCAGGCCTGCCTGCTGGCTCTGAGGCTGGGCTGTCCTGGGAGGTCCCCAGGCTCCAAGGCTCCAGCCCTGGCTCCCCActgggctgggaggggtgggCGGAAGGCAGGGGTGTGACTG encodes the following:
- the ISLR gene encoding immunoglobulin superfamily containing leucine-rich repeat protein isoform X1 codes for the protein MNSGGRMQELRLLCWVVLVGLVQACPESCDCGEKYGFQIADCAYRDLEAVPPGFPANVTTLSLSANRLPSLPEGAFREVPLLQSLWLAHNEIRRVAAGALAPLGQLKSLDLSHNLISDFAWSDLNNLSALQLLKMDSNELTFIPRDAFRSLRALRSLQLNHNRLHTLAEGTFAPLTALSHLQINDNPFDCTCGIVWFKTWALTTAVSIPEQDNITCTSPHVLKGTRLNRLLPLPCSAPSVQLTYQPSQDGAELRPGFVLALHCDVDGQPAPQLHWHIQTPGGTVEIASPNVGADGRALPGVLAASSRPRFQAFANGSLLIPEFGKLEEGTYSCLATNELGSAESSVNVALATPGEGGEDALGRRFHGKAAEGKGCYTVDNEVQPSGPEDNVVIIYLSRTGGPEAAAAGGGISGKQPPGLLLLGQSLLLLFLTSF
- the ISLR gene encoding immunoglobulin superfamily containing leucine-rich repeat protein isoform X2 → MQELRLLCWVVLVGLVQACPESCDCGEKYGFQIADCAYRDLEAVPPGFPANVTTLSLSANRLPSLPEGAFREVPLLQSLWLAHNEIRRVAAGALAPLGQLKSLDLSHNLISDFAWSDLNNLSALQLLKMDSNELTFIPRDAFRSLRALRSLQLNHNRLHTLAEGTFAPLTALSHLQINDNPFDCTCGIVWFKTWALTTAVSIPEQDNITCTSPHVLKGTRLNRLLPLPCSAPSVQLTYQPSQDGAELRPGFVLALHCDVDGQPAPQLHWHIQTPGGTVEIASPNVGADGRALPGVLAASSRPRFQAFANGSLLIPEFGKLEEGTYSCLATNELGSAESSVNVALATPGEGGEDALGRRFHGKAAEGKGCYTVDNEVQPSGPEDNVVIIYLSRTGGPEAAAAGGGISGKQPPGLLLLGQSLLLLFLTSF